In Luteimonas galliterrae, the sequence CGGTTCGGTCGGCCAGGTGCGCGAGAGCGCCGCTCGCCTGGTGCGTTACGCCAAGGAGACCGGCGCCGCCGTATTCCTGGTCGGCCACGTCACCAAGGAAGGCGGCATCGCCGGCCCGCGCGTGCTCGAGCACATGGTCGATGCGGTGTTGTATTTCGAGGGCGATTCCGGATCGCGCTTCCGCGTGCTGCGCGCATTCAAGAACCGCTTCGGCGCCGTCAACGAGCTGGGCGTGTTCGCGATGGGCGACAAGGGCCTGCGCGAAGTGCCCAACCCTTCCGCGATTTTCCTGTCCGGCGGCAGCGTGCAGCAACCGGGCAGTTGCGTGATGGTCACGCGCGAAGGCACGCGGCCGTTGTTGGTGGAAGTGCAGGCCTTGGTCGATTCGTCGCCATTATCGAACCCGCGCCGGGTCGCAGTCGGGCTGGAGCAGAACCGGCTGGCGATGCTGCTGGCGGTGCTGCACCGCCACGGCGGCGTGGTCGTTTCCGATCAGGACGTGTTCGTCAACGTGGTAGGCGGCATCCGCGTGCAGGAAACCGCGGCAGATCTTCCCGTGCTGCTGGCGGTGCTGTCGTCGCTGCGCGATCGGCCGTTGCCGGACAAGACCATCGCGTTCGGCGAGATCGGCCTGTCGGGCGAGATCCGTCCGGTGCCGAACGGCGAAGAGCGCTTGAAGGAAGCCGCCACGCACGGCTTCAAGCGCGCGATCGTGCCGAAGGCTAATGCGCCCAAAGCAGGCAGCTACAAAGGCATGGAAGTCGTAGCGGTCGAACGCTTATCGGATGCGCTGAGCGCCGCTGAGTAGCCGCGTTTCGCTTTTAGCCGTCATTCCCGCGAAGGCTGAAATCCAGTGACTTTGGCTTCTCCAGAAAGCGACGACGCGATCTGCCGTTCCGCGCGCCCTCACCCAACCCTCTCCCGCAAGCGGGAGAGGGCTAAAGCTAAGTCACTGGATTCCCGCCTTCGCGGGAATGACGGCTCAAGAGCAACGCCGGTCAATGCCCGCCGCTCGCCGCAGGTCCCAGCTTCGCCGCGAATGGCGGCTTGGCGACCCACACGAACAGGATCACCACCAGGAAGATGATGCCCAGCAGGTGGAAGATCTCGTTGAAGCCGATCTGCGCGGCCTGGTTGGAGATCATCCGTTCCATCATCGCCGCGCCGCGCTGCAAGTCGCCGCCGCCCATGCGGGCGAGCGTGTCGATGGTCGCCGAATCATAGGCCGACAATTTCTCGGTGAGATGCGCGTGGTGCACGGCGCCGCGCTCGGTCCAAGCATACGTAGTCAGCGAGGCCGCGAAACTGCCACCCAGCGTGCGCATGAACGTCGCCAGCCCCGAACCGGCCGCGATCTCGTGCGGTTGCAGGTCCGACAGCAGTATCTGCAGCACCGGCATGAAGAACAGCGCCACGCCGAAGCCCTGGAACAGCTGCACCAGCGCGATGTGGTTGAAATCCACGTCCAGGTTGAACCCGGCGCGGGCGAAGCTGGTCAGCGACATCGCGATGAAGGCGAACGAGGCCAGCCAGCGCAAATCGAACTTGTGCGCGTACTTGCCGACGAACGGCGTCAGCAGTACCGGCAAGATGCCGATCGGCGCGGTCGCGAAACCGGCCCATATCGCGGTGAAACCCAGATTGCGCTGCAGCCACAACGGCACCAGGATGCCGACGCTGAAGAACGCCGCGTAAGCCACCACCATCGCGGCCGTGCCGGCGCTGAAGTTGCGGTGCCGGAACAGCTTCAGATTGACGATCGGATCCTTGTCGGTCAATTCCCAAATCACGAACACCGCCAGCGAGATCGCCGACACGATCGCCAGGATCACGATCAGGTTGGAGCGGAACCAGTCTTCGTCGTTGCCCAGGTCGAGCAGGATCTGCAGCGCGCCCACGCCCAGCACCAGCGTAATCAGGCCGACGTAGTCCATCTTCGGCTTTTCGAGCCGTTCGGGCCGGCCGCGCAACTGGCTGCCGACGACCAAGCTGGCGAAGATGCCGATCGGCACGTTGATGAAGAAGATCCATTCCCAGCTGTAGTTGTCGGTGATCCAGCCGCCGAGGATCGGGCCCGCGATCGGCGCGACCACCGTTACCATCGCCAGCAGCGCGATCGCCTGGCCTCGCTTCTGCGGCGGATAGATCGAGATCAGCAATGCCTGCGTGATCGGGTACATCGGCCCGGCGACGAACCCCTGCAGCGCGCGCGCGGCGACCAGCAGGCCCATGCTGTTCGCAAGGCCGCACAACAAGGACGCGATCACGAACAGGAACGTCGCCCAGACGAACAGTTTGCGCTCGCCGAAATGGCGCGTCAGCCAACCGGTCAGCGGCAGCGCGATCGCATTGCTGACGGCGAACGATGTGATCACCCAAGTCGCCTGGTTGGCGCTGCCGCCCAGGTTGCCGGAGATCGTCGGCAGCGAGACGTTGGCGATCGTCAGGTCCAATACCTGCATGAACGACGCGAGCGCCAAGCCGAGCGTGGTCAGCGCGAGATTTGGCGGACGGAAGCCGGCTTGCGGCGCCGGCGCGGCGGCAGTGGCGGTTGCGGACATGGGATTACCTGATCGGATATGCGCCGGGAGTCGCGGCTATCGGAAAAGATGCCCGGATGCGGTGCGGGGCCCGCACCCAGGCGGGGGATCAGCTGTGGCGCGCCGGCAGGTTGTCGCGAATGATCTTGTCGATCAGCGCTTCGGCATCGGTCAGTTGTTTGGCGTAGGCCTGCGTGCTCAGCAACGGCTTGCTGGACGCGGCATTGGCCAGCACGGCGCCGTTCTGGTCGCGCAGGCTCACGTCCACGCTCATGCTCAAGCCCAGGCGCAAGGGGTGCTCGATCACCTGTTTCTGGTCCAGTTCGATGCGCACCGGCACACGCTGCACGATCTTGATCCAATTGCCGCTGGCGTTCTGCGCCGGCAGCAGGGCGAAGGCGCTGCCGGTGCCCAAGCCCAGGCTGGCGACCTTGCCGTTGTAGGTGACGTCGTTGCCGTACAAATCCGAATGCAGCTCGACCGGTTGGCCGATGCGCATCTTGTGCAATTGCGTTTCCTTGAAATTGGCGTCGACCCAGACCTGTTCCAGCGGCACGATGGTCATCAGCGTGGTGCCCGGCTGCACGCGCTGGCCGAGCTGCACGCTGCGCTTGGCGACGTAGCCCGAAACCGGCGCGACGATCGACGACCGCTGCAGGTTCAAGTAGGCCTGGCGCAACTGCGCCGCGGCGGCTTGCACTTGCGGCTGGTTGGCCACGGTGGTGGCATCGACCAGGGCGCGGTTGCGCGAGAGGTTGCCGCTGGAGGCGCGCAGGCCGGCTTCGAGCACGGCCAGTTCGTTGCGGGCGTGCGCCAGTTCTTCGGCCGAGACCGCGCCATTGGCGACCAGGCCCACGCGGCGCTGCAGATCGGCGCGCGCGCGCTGCACCGAGGCTTGGCGTGCGGCCAGGTCGGCCTGGCCGGCATCGACCGCGCTGTACAGGCCGCGCACCTGCCGCACCGTATTGGCGAGATTGGCGACAGACTGTTCGTACGCGACCTTGGCGTCGTTCGGATCCAGTCGCACCAGCACCTGCCCGGCGGCGACCTTCATGCCGTCGTCGGCGCCGATGCTGACCACGGTGCCGAGCGTCTGCGGCGTGATGCTGACCACGTTGCCTTGCACATAAGCATCGTCGGTGTCTTCGTGCCAGCGCGCGACCGTGAAGTAATAGACCGTCCAGACGATCGCGGCCAGCACCACCACGGACAGCAGGATGAGCAGCGCCTTGCGGCGCTTGCCGTTCTTGGGCGCGACCGGCGCCGGAGTCGCGGCTTTCGGGTTGATTTCGGTAGTCATGGCGTGGGGGCCTTGGTAAAAACGAATCGATTATTGGGAAGCGGTGCGGGCGGATGGCGGCGCATTCAGCGCCAGACCGCCGCCGAGCGCGCGATCGAGGTCGACCGTCGCCGCGTAGCGCTGCGCCTGCAGCGCGGTCAATTGTTGTTCGAGCTGCAGCAAGGGACGCTGCACGGACAGCACGTCGAGCTGCGTGCCCAGGCCGGCGCGGTAACGCGCGTCGGCGACTTGCAACGCGGATTTCGAGGCGTCGCGCGCGCGGTTGGCGGCGGCGATCTGCGCGTCCAGCGACCGCGCGGCCTGCAGCGCGTCGGTGACTTCGCGCAGCGCCATCACCAGCGTTTGGTTGTAGTCGGCCACGGCCAGGTCGTAATCGGCGTCGCTTTTGGCGAGCGTGCTGCGCAGGCGGCCGCCGTCGAAGATCGGCAGGCTGATCGCCGGGCCGCCGAAACCGAGCAGCGCGTCGCCGCCGAACAGGTCGGACAAGCCGGAAGACGCCAGGCCGACCAGCGCATTGAGATTGACGCTGGGCTTGAACGCGGCCTTGCTCGCATCGATGCCGCGGCTCGCCGCTTCCACCCGCCAGCGTGCGGCAACGACGTCGGCGCGATGGCCGAGCAGTTCGCTGGGCAATACGTCCGGCACGGCAGGCGCGGGCGCGGCCAGCAGTTTCGGCGGCGCGATATCCAGGCCGCGGTCCGGGCCCTTGCCCAGCATCGCGGCCAGCGCATTGCGCAGCGCGTCGATCTGCTGCTGCGCGGCCTGCGCCTGCTGTTGGGCGCTGGCGATCGCGCTTTCGGCCTGGCGCAGTTGCAGGTCGTTGTCGAGTCCCGCATCGACGCGCTGTTGGCTGAGGCCGGACAGGCGCGATGAGCGCCGCTCTTCGTTCTTGGCGACGTCGAGCGCGGCGTAAGCCTGCGACAACGACACATAAGCGCGTGCGATGTTCGAAGAAAGCGCCAGCCTTGCCGCCTGCGCATCCACCTCGGCGGCGCGCGCCTGGCCCACGGCGGCTTCGTACTGCGCGCGATGGCCGCCCCAAAGATCGGGCGACCATTTGAAGTCGAGCATCAGCACCGTGCTGGCTTGCAGGTCGCCGCCGA encodes:
- the radA gene encoding DNA repair protein RadA, yielding MQGKARTAYVCAECGAEHNKWQGQCGECGAWNSLSEIVLESAAGKAASPAARRSSWAGKVDAPKVTALKDVRHSEDARVSTGIGEFDRVLGGGLVEGAVVLVGGDPGIGKSTLLLQALAQMAPALPGLYVTGEESLGQVAGRAARLGLPLDGLNALAETGVERILEHASELQPKLIVADSVQTLWTEQLTAAPGSVGQVRESAARLVRYAKETGAAVFLVGHVTKEGGIAGPRVLEHMVDAVLYFEGDSGSRFRVLRAFKNRFGAVNELGVFAMGDKGLREVPNPSAIFLSGGSVQQPGSCVMVTREGTRPLLVEVQALVDSSPLSNPRRVAVGLEQNRLAMLLAVLHRHGGVVVSDQDVFVNVVGGIRVQETAADLPVLLAVLSSLRDRPLPDKTIAFGEIGLSGEIRPVPNGEERLKEAATHGFKRAIVPKANAPKAGSYKGMEVVAVERLSDALSAAE
- a CDS encoding DHA2 family efflux MFS transporter permease subunit, translating into MSATATAAAPAPQAGFRPPNLALTTLGLALASFMQVLDLTIANVSLPTISGNLGGSANQATWVITSFAVSNAIALPLTGWLTRHFGERKLFVWATFLFVIASLLCGLANSMGLLVAARALQGFVAGPMYPITQALLISIYPPQKRGQAIALLAMVTVVAPIAGPILGGWITDNYSWEWIFFINVPIGIFASLVVGSQLRGRPERLEKPKMDYVGLITLVLGVGALQILLDLGNDEDWFRSNLIVILAIVSAISLAVFVIWELTDKDPIVNLKLFRHRNFSAGTAAMVVAYAAFFSVGILVPLWLQRNLGFTAIWAGFATAPIGILPVLLTPFVGKYAHKFDLRWLASFAFIAMSLTSFARAGFNLDVDFNHIALVQLFQGFGVALFFMPVLQILLSDLQPHEIAAGSGLATFMRTLGGSFAASLTTYAWTERGAVHHAHLTEKLSAYDSATIDTLARMGGGDLQRGAAMMERMISNQAAQIGFNEIFHLLGIIFLVVILFVWVAKPPFAAKLGPAASGGH
- a CDS encoding efflux transporter outer membrane subunit, coding for MSRTAPQSRRALPAIALLVSALLLAGCASTRGLAPEGRPTDADTLAASRSFGEYKLSDAAFPKQDWWTALGDPQLDALIREALQGTPTLAAADARLRQAQAQAGLADAARKPTLGASAQYTGVQAPETLVPPPIGGDLQASTVLMLDFKWSPDLWGGHRAQYEAAVGQARAAEVDAQAARLALSSNIARAYVSLSQAYAALDVAKNEERRSSRLSGLSQQRVDAGLDNDLQLRQAESAIASAQQQAQAAQQQIDALRNALAAMLGKGPDRGLDIAPPKLLAAPAPAVPDVLPSELLGHRADVVAARWRVEAASRGIDASKAAFKPSVNLNALVGLASSGLSDLFGGDALLGFGGPAISLPIFDGGRLRSTLAKSDADYDLAVADYNQTLVMALREVTDALQAARSLDAQIAAANRARDASKSALQVADARYRAGLGTQLDVLSVQRPLLQLEQQLTALQAQRYAATVDLDRALGGGLALNAPPSARTASQ
- a CDS encoding efflux RND transporter periplasmic adaptor subunit, with the protein product MTTEINPKAATPAPVAPKNGKRRKALLILLSVVVLAAIVWTVYYFTVARWHEDTDDAYVQGNVVSITPQTLGTVVSIGADDGMKVAAGQVLVRLDPNDAKVAYEQSVANLANTVRQVRGLYSAVDAGQADLAARQASVQRARADLQRRVGLVANGAVSAEELAHARNELAVLEAGLRASSGNLSRNRALVDATTVANQPQVQAAAAQLRQAYLNLQRSSIVAPVSGYVAKRSVQLGQRVQPGTTLMTIVPLEQVWVDANFKETQLHKMRIGQPVELHSDLYGNDVTYNGKVASLGLGTGSAFALLPAQNASGNWIKIVQRVPVRIELDQKQVIEHPLRLGLSMSVDVSLRDQNGAVLANAASSKPLLSTQAYAKQLTDAEALIDKIIRDNLPARHS